In one Candidatus Neomarinimicrobiota bacterium genomic region, the following are encoded:
- a CDS encoding flagellar motor protein MotB, with amino-acid sequence MAKKLMPEDEGMPGAPHWMTTYGDMVTLLLTFFVLMFAMSSVNEQKFLQAAASLARALGVLDKNVSLIGEMSPAIGTSGMAREQIDMVESMEQIAEIFQEEALQELASVEVTGTGEVLVRMGDEVLYDPGQSELKSQAERVLARIASSVQGRTETVYVKGHTDNVPISTPEFPSNWELSGARALSVVRLLEKQGVPPEQLAAVGHGQYNPIAPNDTPEGRAKNRRVELWITWSSVADE; translated from the coding sequence GTGGCTAAAAAACTTATGCCTGAAGACGAAGGCATGCCTGGTGCTCCCCACTGGATGACAACCTATGGAGACATGGTGACCCTGCTCCTGACGTTTTTCGTCCTGATGTTTGCCATGTCGTCCGTCAACGAACAGAAGTTTTTACAAGCCGCCGCCTCGTTGGCACGGGCCCTGGGTGTTTTGGATAAAAATGTGAGCTTGATCGGAGAGATGTCCCCGGCTATCGGGACTAGCGGAATGGCCCGGGAGCAAATTGATATGGTGGAAAGCATGGAGCAGATCGCCGAGATCTTCCAGGAAGAGGCTCTCCAGGAACTGGCCTCGGTTGAGGTTACGGGTACCGGTGAGGTCCTAGTGCGTATGGGCGACGAGGTGTTGTATGATCCTGGCCAATCGGAGCTAAAATCGCAGGCTGAGAGAGTACTGGCAAGGATTGCCAGCTCGGTCCAAGGGCGGACGGAAACGGTCTACGTAAAGGGGCATACTGACAACGTTCCTATTAGTACTCCCGAGTTTCCTTCTAATTGGGAGCTGTCGGGTGCCCGCGCCCTGAGTGTTGTTCGATTACTGGAAAAGCAAGGGGTCCCGCCTGAGCAACTGGCGGCGGTTGGCCATGGTCAATATAATCCCATTGCGCCCAATGATACCCCGGAGGGCAGAGCCAAAAACCGCCGAGTGGAACTCTGGATTACGTGGAGCAGCGTGGCAGATGAGTGA
- a CDS encoding motility protein A, translating to MDIATIAGILAGFGLIVGTIVMGGGSSTFVHIPSFMIVFGGSSAATLVNFPMEKVIATFKVAAKAFRKEENKEVETVQRFSELSRLARRDGILALDRQLQEIDDPFMKVGLEMAVDGTEPDTILDIMETEITSLIERHKTGQGIFTSLGTYAPAFGMIGTLIGLVKMLGSLDDPSSIGPSMAIALITTFYGAVLGNLVYLPMAGKLKTKSTSEIMYKRMIIEGVMSIQRGVHPKNIERKLMNFIAPKDRAIEEEAAEEIVGEESG from the coding sequence TTGGATATCGCCACTATTGCGGGGATTCTGGCGGGTTTTGGCCTGATCGTCGGAACCATTGTCATGGGTGGTGGCAGTTCTACCTTCGTCCACATACCTTCGTTTATGATTGTATTCGGCGGGTCATCAGCCGCCACGCTGGTTAACTTCCCCATGGAGAAGGTGATCGCGACCTTCAAGGTGGCTGCTAAGGCTTTCCGCAAGGAGGAGAATAAAGAGGTAGAGACGGTTCAGCGCTTTTCCGAACTGTCCCGACTTGCCCGTCGTGATGGCATCCTGGCATTGGACCGGCAGCTGCAGGAGATAGACGACCCGTTCATGAAGGTAGGGCTGGAAATGGCCGTGGATGGTACCGAGCCTGATACGATCCTCGACATCATGGAGACGGAGATCACATCTCTGATAGAGCGACACAAGACCGGCCAGGGAATATTTACCTCCCTGGGTACCTACGCCCCCGCTTTCGGTATGATCGGTACCCTTATCGGTCTGGTGAAGATGCTCGGCAGCCTGGACGATCCCAGCAGCATTGGACCCTCCATGGCCATCGCCTTAATTACTACATTTTATGGTGCCGTGCTCGGCAATCTGGTCTACCTTCCCATGGCTGGTAAGTTGAAAACCAAGTCCACCAGTGAAATCATGTACAAACGGATGATCATTGAGGGCGTCATGTCGATCCAGCGGGGCGTCCATCCTAAGAATATTGAGCGGAAGCTCATGAACTTTATCGCTCCCAAAGACCGCGCCATCGAAGAAGAGGCTGCGGAGGAGATCGTAGGAGAAGAAAGTGGCTAA
- the fliL gene encoding flagellar basal body-associated protein FliL yields MSEIEQRGVPIEEPEEPLEEEEGERERRPLPPFVKLIILVASVLIMAAGAFFLTQKVVLPRITKTSVGEKITEVKQKLQRPKKEKKKEKEKKGPVIKHPITGITANLAGSMGRRFVAMDIMVETTSQESRNEMIEKEYQIRDALIFYFGGRTIREISTRQFMLTARDSVCSIINSIIESEPVDTVFFTTFLIQ; encoded by the coding sequence ATGAGTGAAATTGAACAGCGCGGCGTCCCCATCGAAGAACCCGAAGAGCCACTCGAGGAAGAGGAGGGGGAAAGAGAGCGCCGGCCGCTCCCACCCTTCGTTAAACTGATCATTTTGGTAGCTAGCGTTTTGATAATGGCCGCTGGGGCTTTTTTCCTGACACAAAAGGTTGTTCTACCTCGGATTACGAAGACTTCCGTAGGGGAGAAGATCACTGAGGTTAAGCAAAAATTGCAGAGGCCGAAGAAAGAGAAAAAGAAGGAGAAAGAGAAGAAAGGCCCGGTGATTAAACACCCCATCACCGGCATTACAGCTAATCTCGCGGGTTCTATGGGGCGGCGGTTTGTGGCGATGGATATCATGGTGGAAACCACATCGCAAGAATCGCGGAACGAGATGATCGAAAAAGAGTATCAGATACGGGATGCCCTTATATTTTACTTTGGAGGGCGTACTATCAGGGAAATTTCCACCAGGCAATTCATGCTAACCGCTCGTGATTCAGTGTGTAGTATCATCAACTCGATCATCGAGAGTGAACCGGTGGATACTGTTTTCTTTACCACTTTTCTTATCCAATAA